The genomic DNA GGGGTCAAACTcagcctcaggtcactgtctgtgagtggtgtggtgtgttcatcctgtgtctgtgtgggtttcctctgggtgctccactttattcccacagtccaaaaacacgtcgTAGAAGTTGTTTTTTTAGCATCAGGAATAACAGAAAACCACATAGAAGCCACAGTAACTTAATATAACACCTTTTTTTAATATGTAGTGTGCACTCTATTTGTATTACTTTCCTTTATTCAGGAACGGTCATTTAAATAAGGAATTAAAGAAATGaaggtggtctctgattttgcacagtgctgcatCATATATCTTGAAAGTATGAAATAGAAATGTAACAACACCCACCTTTACAAATGATACAAAATACATACAAGTGATATACATAGGCTCACATTATACTTATAATAATATCCACTACAGTCATATTACATAACACTATGTAGAGCAGAGACACTGTAACAGATAAGGAAGTGGCATATAAACCAGTTACTGGCAGTGACCTCATATTTTCAGGGTTTTGTTGCTGGATTCATCACATTTCCCTCTACAGGGCAATGCTTTTCTGCTTCTGAGGTAATAGACACCATGTTGTTTGGACTCAAAATCTCAATCCAGTAACCATCCGGGTCCTGTATGAACGCTAACCCCTTCATTTTGCctgaaataaaaaacacaaataaacaaacacaaaacaaaatgtcaCACGCTTGGAAATAAAGGCGCCAGAGTAGTGGATGCTAACAGGCTGCTAACATTCCTATTATTAATCTGGAACACTAAAGACAAATatgtgtaactgcttatccagttcagggccatggtgggtccagagcctgcacggaatcactgtgtgcaacgcaggaacacactctggatggggcaccattcaatcacagggcaacacacactcacacattcactcacaaactcacaccctaCGGACAATTTGACCTGACCAATCCACTCACCAGTGCATGTATTAGtctaaatgaatgagtgaataaatacattaacaGGCCTCACCTTCATCAGGTTTCTTCACAAATGTAACCCCAAGTTCTTCAAATATTTTGCAAGCAGCGTAAACATCTGGAACAGCAAGGCCAATGTGACCTATAAAAGTGAAcgttttttatgtattttttaatgacatttacCTTCCACAGTGGATTATCTTTCAACGGCTGTTTAAAGtagatataaaataaattaaatgtagtcTCTGATTTTGCTCACTACTGTATCTGTGTGATTGTAATAAGAGAACACTTAAGAGAAACATGTTAGAAgggatatttaaaaaatgtccttAAGATGGAAACACTGTCCTTGGCCTTAAACAAAGAGAATCTCACCAAAGCCTTTAGGGTCTGAGTTTCCATTGTGACAGAGATAACTTTCATCAGCTTCTGAGCCCCAGTTACTGAGGGAATGGGGAGCAAAAatacagtgagtgagagagagagagagagagagagagagagagagagagagagagaaaaatagataCAAAGTGAGAGTGAAAGATGTGCAAAAagataggagagagagaaaagggggacAGAAAGAATGAtggagaaagcaagagagaaaaaaagacaagCAAAACTGAGAGCAAATGAGAGAATCAGTATCTTCTGACCCTTTGGCTTTAACATGATATACATATATAACACATTGAGACTGTACTGAGTGAGTTCGATGGTGGCTCTTCTGGAAAACGTCCACGCTGTCCTTTCCTTCACGTCCTCAGGAATGTCTCTTTTATCCTCGTAGCCCAGATAATACAGCGTGAAGTGCATGGAGGGGAAATCAATCTTCTGCAGCAATCTACAACCAGTCAGACACAACATTTTCCTCATGACAACAAGATGAAATATAATAGAATTTATACCTACATTCATATGTTTTATTCCAGCTTTCACATACACGTGGGGAGCTTATGTGCAGCCCATCTGGATACCAGCAAATGTGATTATTCCCATTGTAAATATTACCCCCATATCTCACCCTGGGCCCATGCACATACTGAACCCAGCTTGGCCCATGTTCAACACAGGTGAGCCCCACTATGTTTTTCATCTTTGAGGTGGTTAAGGGTTCTGGTGATTGCATTGTTTTGGCCATAAttcatcttttaaaaaaaaagcaatactGGAACTCACGTCAGGCCCAGAATGCGTGTGTAGAAGTCTAGTGATTTTACAGGATCCTTCACTCTTAGCATCGTCTGCTGCATCATATAATCctacagagaaagacagagggggAGATAGGAGAGTGTAGGtaggagagaggaagaggaaggacAGGGAGAAATGGGGCAttagagagtaagagagagagaaatggagatgagataaaagaaaagaaaaaagagaaagacaagaGAGATAATTTAGTTAAAGTCACACACTACATCCACTTTACCAGAAAACCCACTCTCTGGAGTAGTTAGAGACTAGCTCATCTGCTGAAGCTCTGTTCACTATATcttacacacactgcacaggtGTCATTCCACTCCTAAAGCATGCAGCCAATTTCCCCAATATGAGAGTGCATTTGACACAGAAAACCTCCCACTTTGTGCTGCAAGTGTAAAAGGAATACTCCGGGACATCTCTGGACCTGATACTCCCGAGTTTCTCTAGAGATTCTGCAGAGTTCAAAATCTCTAGAGCAACAAAAGAGACTTTATTCTTCCTAACACAAGTCAGGTGCACATGACCATGATTGTTACTGTAGGGTAAAAATACTGGTTTGTTTTAAGGGGACATTAGATTGGCTTAAATTTAGTTTATATATCATTTAGAGTCCCTAAACCTAACTACTAACCCAGCTTATAGTCCCCACTGAGATGACCCTttctcaggcacacacacacacacacacacacttcattttgGTGTCCCTCCTGGGATGACAATGCTCTACCAAACAAATATCTTAACAAAAGTGGTCTTGTGATCACAAATGGAGTTCTCtactctattttttttaaacagattctCATGGAGGATATCATATCCCCAAACTTTCCGCTAGGGAAAGTTTAGGAAGATTAAGgaagattaaaaaaagagagagaatctTAGAATGCATAGTTTTGAGAGATCTGGTGTGAGATGATTCTCACAATAATATGAACAAAATTCATTTGTGAAACTGAGGAAAGAGGGCTTATTTCCCCATCCACTTACTGTGAATGTGGTATTTTCATAAGAGTAtgattacatttacagcatcaaagacgttttccataaaaaatgAAATGGCATCAACATCAAAGAAAGGAATGTTAAGTTTAAGATTAATCCAATTTCTAATATCCATTCAAAAACTTTGTGAATGTTgacatgaaaaaaacaaatgttcattcattatctgtaacccttatccagttcacagtgcacagtgcaacacacatactcacacattcacacctacgaacacttttgagtcaccaatccacctaccaacgtgtgtttttggactgcgggaggaaacccacgcagacacagagagaacacacaaactcctcacagtcacctggagctggaatcgaacccacaacctcctggagctgtgtgacagcgacactacctgcttgaatgtacatttatatttttaattaaccgAATCAATGCTAAAGGGATCGCTTTACACACCTTCTTAAAAATATCTCCATGACAATCTAAAAGGTCCTTTACAAAAATTATACCTCTTTAAAACACcaacctttttaaaatattgactTCCTACTAACTGTGACTGCCCTATTATTCCATAAACATTCTGCTTTAACACCCACGGCCACTGATTGGCTGAGCGTTTCCCTGCTGTGAGACTCTGTAGCTATGTTTGGTTGCTAggcaaaactggaaggaaaactttcccgTCATATGAGAGActtactgtgcaagactcaggtgcacAAGCGAGTGAAGATGGCATCAAAACGTGTCCATCATCATAACATTAAAGGCTTACAGCTGGATAAAATcatctgtagctatgaataacatggtttggaaattaacaaCACAACTTCATTGTCAGTCATTAGTTTGACgttaatttaacattatataattcatgaattaattatatttttaaaattcggaataatataaaaacacataaaacaacGTGTGGTATCAGTCCTTTAACGTTTTTAtcaaagaaacaaagagaacTACAAAAGATTCATGTctccaccaatgtcaagagcaaagctaccccagtaaacaattaactgttgattcaacgttgaaataacgtaatgactgccgtctaatcaacgttctcttaaggttgaaaatgaaagttgaaaagacgtccaaacacagacattgaaaagacgactattagacgttttttggacgtccattgacgttattaattggtcctgaaataaagtacttgtataaaacgcgttttggacgtccactgacgttatccaTTGgccaccacttaactaacttattaagatggattttggacgtccattgacgtttaaaatgtgtcattgacggacagactacttttagatctattttgaacgtccagggacgttccttgtttactgggacacCCTTGGTGTATACAGTTAAATGTGTGTAGTGAGTGGAAGTAAAAAGGTGGATGTTTCAAATGAAGTGGACCATGAGTGGATTTACAGGTTGTTCTTAATTAAACGGTAGGGAAAAGCTAGCATAGGTAGCATTGCTGTCATTAAAAGGCAGAAATAATGCTATTTTCACTCAGTTTGAAGTAAATCGCTTTTATAATAAAGTGGAAGCCACTACATACTTTAGTGATTGGATTTCCCTCCTTACATGCTGCATTAACATCCTCCTCTCTCAGCCCCTGGGCTTTCACTTTGCAGTCTGTTTGCGCATTTTCCTCAGAGGGCCCCCGGTCTGTCATTTCTTCGGAGAATCTGATGGAAGAGGGGCGAGAATCCAGTCCAAACCAAATCCGAGCCTGACAGCTGTGAGCTGAAAGTTGTGAGTGAGGCACAGACACTCCCAGTTTACACTGCCGGGTGGAAATCTTTCAGGAAGCAGTTACGCTAGTTTCCAGTCTGAAGGTGTGTCTGGTCTGTTACATGTTTTAGGGCGTCCACTACTCATAACTCAGAGTGAAATACTTTAAAACACTGTCCGAGTATCGCCACCAACAGGCCAGGTTTAGAAAGTACAGACTCCTAAGACTGGCACAAAATATGTCATTTCTGTTTAAATACAAACGTTTCCAAAAATAATAACTAAAtcctacccagtaaacatttagccgttgatttaacgttgaaataacgtaatgactgccgtttaatcaacgttctcttaaggttgaaaatgaaagttgaaaagacgtccaaacacagacattgaaaagacgactattagacgtattttggacgtccattgacgttattaattggtcccgcaataaattacttgtataaaacgcgttttggacgtccactgacgttatcgattggtcaccacttgataactaacttattaggATGGATTTttgacgtccactgacgttatcgattggtcaccacttaacttattaagatggaatttggacgtccattgacgtttaaaatatgtccttgacgtaCAGACTACTTCTAGACCTATTTTTAACGTCTACTGACGTTCCTCGTTTACTGGGTAGGTATTTTTGacaataattaaatgattttCATCAATATCCTGAAATTTAAAGAGCATGGCTGAAACGACAAACCTTTTCCCCCTCATCTCTTTTTATTGAAGTGAACATgtatttaacatttacataaagcAAAGAACATATTTAATTATTGCTGTGTACTGTAGCTGGATTCAGTAAGTGTCTACAACCTCTGGGATatagtgtatcagtgtgtgaaatatttatttcagtaaatcgATATGAACAAGTTgagtaatgttttatttaacagacatcacaaaaacacgGGGTAACCAAGTACATATATAATTCTTAACCTCAGTCTTTTACACTGACACACAGGAGCGAGACCTTCCTGAGTTCTTAATATTTTATCAAACACAGTCAATacagttaaaataatttttaaaagtttatttttcGCTTTAATATTCCCTTTCCACAGTGTCTGAGCTATGACAGAGTGTCCTCCAGTTAAGTGCTGAGTTACAATacaaaaaatgcacacattACACTGTAATTCCATgtctgagatgtaaacaaagtaaagcGGAATGTTCAGGTTGAAACGGCTGATTTTAAAGACTGGTGATGAATGGAACAAGGCCTCTCTATGTCTGAAAGACCAATACAGCATTATATTTACTCTTCAGAACCATCAGTGACCTCCACCAGTCTGTATAGAAAGAGCTGTGGATGACACGGTGATGATAAATTCCGCATTAACTTTTTACCATGAATTTCTTTAAAAAGTCAATCTTACGTCAACACCTTCAGAAACATCAGGCGATGTATTCATATCTAGTCAATAACGTTCTGTGAGGAGAGTTTCAGAACCGAAGCCTGGTTCCATTTACCACCACCGAACACTCACTGGGTTTCTCTCAAAATGGAGGATTAAACACCAAAATACTTCTTTACTTCATTTAACCTcagatgattaaaaaaaaacaaagaatttCCCTGTAATTCtgtgatgaaagttcaaatgcacAGTTTCATGGTTTACATTTGTGTACGACACAATTCTgacaacataaaaaaagaatGTAAATGTCTTTAAAGATGTTTCTAGTTCACATTCCTGAAATACCTATAAGTGACACTTAAACTGACTACAGAAGCCGTCCTAAAGGTTTTACCTCTGAACATGTCAAAATGCCAGATTTCTGATTACAGCGAGAATCTACAGGTGAAGAGGGTTTCACAGTGAATTTTTGCAGTTGATATCTAGCAAAATTACACTTAAATAAGCATCTGAgatgaaatgtatttaaaaaggcATAAATCTGCATTATAAAAAAGTGTCTTTGGGTGATATTTGGATGATGTTACAGgacatattatattttaaatgttcaatCAGGTAAATACAGTTCTGTAGGTTAAATTTAGCTCATAACAAAATATTAGTAAAAtcctttcccagtaaacatttagctgttgattcaacgttgaaataacgtaatgactgccgtctaatcaacgttctcttaaggttgaaaatgaaagttgaaaagacgtccaaacacagacattgaaaagacgactattagacgtattttggacgtccattgacgttattaattggtcccgaaataaattacttgtataaaacgcgttttggacgtccactgacgttatggattggtcaccacttaactaacttattaagatggaatttggacatccactgacgttccttgtttactgggttggtACTATCCTATAGAATATAGTGAAAAAGGGACATGTACATTTTGACTAGTGCAGGATTCTTGAAGTTGAGATTGTTGGTCCTGAATATGGAGAGAAGAAAGGATGAGCCACAGAGCTGCATTACCCACTCAGAGCTCAGATCCTACAGGAAGTAATCGAGATGTATAACTAcagctgttttaaatgtgtttgaaataATCACATTTATGTTGAGCACAGTCTGAAACAACATGAC from Hoplias malabaricus isolate fHopMal1 chromosome 7, fHopMal1.hap1, whole genome shotgun sequence includes the following:
- the LOC136702372 gene encoding lactoylglutathione lyase-like isoform X1 is translated as MTDRGPSEENAQTDCKVKAQGLREEDVNAACKEGNPITKDYMMQQTMLRVKDPVKSLDFYTRILGLTLLQKIDFPSMHFTLYYLGYEDKRDIPEDVKERTAWTFSRRATIELTHNWGSEADESYLCHNGNSDPKGFGHIGLAVPDVYAACKIFEELGVTFVKKPDEGKMKGLAFIQDPDGYWIEILSPNNMVSITSEAEKHCPVEGNVMNPATKP
- the LOC136702372 gene encoding lactoylglutathione lyase-like isoform X2, producing the protein MLMQHDYMMQQTMLRVKDPVKSLDFYTRILGLTLLQKIDFPSMHFTLYYLGYEDKRDIPEDVKERTAWTFSRRATIELTHNWGSEADESYLCHNGNSDPKGFGHIGLAVPDVYAACKIFEELGVTFVKKPDEGKMKGLAFIQDPDGYWIEILSPNNMVSITSEAEKHCPVEGNVMNPATKP